In Bradyrhizobium sp. 170, the DNA window TCTGGTCAATAAGAGATCTTCGCTCGCTAATGATACCTACAAGCGTCCGCTGAGAAAACTGTGTTGCGACGACTTCGTGACGTCGGACGATGGCACCGTCTTCGGCGAGTGATGCAAACAGACCATCAGCATACGGCCCTCCGGTTCGCGGCATGGAAGAAACGATAAAAGGGGCGGACCCCACTTCTACTGCCAGTCTCGGCGCAATAAGTTTACCAAGAGCCACTCCGATATTGTAACGGGTTTCGAGATGAGATTGGCGTTTCGACGTGTTGGGGCTTCCTAGGTAAAGCGTCTCGTAGGCGCACAGCTTGGTTTTATGTCGAGCATCGCCCACAGATCGATCAAGGCATACTCCCGTTTTTCCGTTCACATACTTGATGTGGCCTGGTAAAATTTCGTCTGCCTTGCCTTGTAGTCCGGAAAAGGCACAGTTTTCCGAAGCAAAAAGCAGAAAGCCGTCGTCGGTTTGCATGAATTCCAAAGGTCGCAAACCATATCGGTTGCGGAAAGCAATGAGATTTCCTTCACCATCCAACAAGAGTGCGCTGACGGCGCCATCGACACGGTCATCTATCTCCCGAAAGAGGTTTTCGTGATTCACCGGCAGACCATGCTGCCAATAATCACTTTGACAGGTACGCTCAATCAGCTTGAGCAAGAGTTCGGCATCAGTTTTGCCGTCAAAGCTGTGCCCTTGGACGAGCAATTCCTCTCTAAGTTCATCAGCGTTGACCAAGGCCCCGTCTAGGGAAATCGTCAAATGGCGGAAACCGTCTTTATGGTTGTGAACAGGCTGAACGTCGCTCTCGTCGCGCTCCCTGTTAGACGGACTACGAATGTGTGCAATCGCTACGCGGGGCCTGAAATTCGCATACTGTTCATTATAGTCATTTGTTGTTAATTCGCGTGCCGGCTGAGACGACTTTGTATACTGAACACGTTTTTCATGCATGAAGACGGCAAGACCGAACCCCGCCTGTCCACGAAGTGCAAGTTTCGGAAGCATGTGCTGGAGCCGATCATAAACGGTCTCCTGTGAATGACTTGAAGGCAACAGAAAAACACCAGCAACGCCGGACATGCTATTATCCTTCAAAGAAAAGATGACGATTGTTATCGTCGTCATTCGACAAACTGCGTGTGTCGTGTTCAACCAAGACTCCGCGCCCGAATCCGACACTAAGGCGATGTATTCCGCCGGCGCGGTGCGAAGCACGTCGTTCTGCTCCCCTTTCAGCAAGGAGCGTGCCAGCGTCTTAGGTGGCACGGCTCACGCCGGCAGATCGCGACGGCTCCGGAAATACGGGAGTTTTGATCAAACGGCCGCGATCCGAGCTGTTGGATCTACGACATGTTGGCTGAGGCGCGACGCGTTTTACGCAAATAGGCGTCGCGAATTGAACGTCCGCAGTCGGCGCGGCGCTAGAGTCATCCAGATCGCCCGCATGCAGTGTCGCCGGTAATTGTTACAAGATCATTGGCTCCCGGTGCACCATATGCGGTGCGCGTAAGTGCGGATAGCGCGACCAACCGCAAGAAGAACATGCACCTGACCGTCGCGAAAGCCCGGTGGCTTGGTCGATGACGGCTGCAGGATCGGCCTACTCTCCCCAGTAGGCGCAACGTGCGCTCCGGTTTCGAGACGGTGGGATCGAAAGGAGAGGGCAGGCCAGGTGCAGATGATCGATGCCGTTGAGGCGCTCGCCATCGATCCCGCCGATGTCGCAAGCCGACCCCCTGGCACCACGTTCATAACCGTCTGTCTGTGAAACCCGCGTTCCTACCCGAAGAACATCAGTCTATTGTCAGAGAGTGGATGGATCTGCTCCAATGAACAGGACCGCGATGTAGCTCTCATAGAGTGTGCGGTCTCAGTCGAGAAGGGGCAGGCTAACAGCCTCGAATATTGGCTGCGACAGCCAGACGGCGCTTTCCGCTGGTACCGGTGCACGGCCGTGCCGCTCAGGAATCGGGGCGGTAGCGTTCGGGAATTGCTCAGCTTTGGATGGATGTGCACCACGACAAACTTTCTGGCCGCCACAATGGCTCATCGAGGCTCACTGGGACGCAACTGCGGGCGCCCGGCGGCATTCTGAAATGGTCGGTCAAGCAGCTGGCCGGGCGAAGTGGGGATATCCTCCGCGGTCATTCGCCGGCTCGAGGAGTACAACGACACTCCGCCGATGGTCGACGAGTTGATGGAAATCCTCCGGAGCACGTTTTCGGCTGCGGAAATCGAATGTTTTTCCCGCTGTGGCAAGCCAGGTAATCCGGTCGCGATAGATTGAGCTTTGCCGGCGCAGGGCTCTGATGATCTTCTGTCGTCCCTCCAGTTGACCGATTCTAATTTCCCCGATAGCTAGGCGACCTCTTCTCAAAAAAGGCGTTCATTCCCTCTTGCTGGTCGGACGTCGTGAATGCGTGCCTGATGGCTTGTCGTTCAAATTCTAGACCGGCATCAAGCGTGGTTTGGTAGGCGGCGAGTACAGCCGCTTTAGCCAGTTCTATGGAACGCGGCGGCTTGTGCGCAATAATTTCGGCAACTTCGAGAGCGCGGCTCTGCGCCTTGCCGTCTGCCGTGACCTCGGCAACAAGCCCAGCTTGATGGGCTGCGCGCGCAGAGATGGATTGTCCGGTCAGGATCATGAGCATCGCGAGTGATTTGCCGGCCACGCGGGTCAATCGCTGGGTTGCTCCGTCTCCCGGCAATATCCCGATATTGATCTCCGGCTGCCCGAAGGCGGCGCCTTCACCGGCGATCACGATGTCGGCCAGCAGCGCGAGCTCGTGACCACCGCCAAAGCAAATCCCCTCAACCGCGGCAATAAGTGGCTTGGGGAAATTAGCGATATCCCGCCAGGCAGAACGTCGCGCGGAATTGTCGACGGCTTCGAACCCTCGTTGCCGCATTTCCTTGATATCGGCACCGGCGGAAAAGAACGCATCGCTGCCACGAAGAACGACGCAGCGGACGTCATCATCCAGCGTGGCCTTGCAAAGGGCGGCCGCGAGTTCCGCGATCAGATCATTGCTCAGCGCGTTTCGTTTGGATGCCCTATTCAATGTCAAGAGCACCACATGCGGCAAGGGAGACGTCCAAAGAATGAGGTCAGGCTTGGCGTTCAACGCAGCACCTTTGCAAATTACGGATAAGCGCCATTTACACTGAAATAGCATTCGCGAACAGCCGTCCTGCATGCCAGCCGGGGCTGCGGCCCTTCATCGCGGCCGCCTTGGCAGGCGGTCGGCGGTCCGTGGTGACGCGGTGGACGACCGCATCACCAGGCGATAGGGCAACAGGACGCTCTTGGGGACGGGCCTTCCCGCGATCGCATTGATGAGATAGTCGGCTGCGCCGCGGCCTATTTCAGCGGCGGGAATACTGATCGTCGTAAGCGGCGGATCCATCTGTGCCGACAGTTCCACGTCGTCGAAACCGGTAATCGAAAGCGCCCGCGGCACGCTCAAACCCATCTTGCGGGCTTCCGTAATGGCGCCGATGGCCAGCGTGTCGGTGGTGCAGATCACGGCGGTCGTGTCGGGATGGTCAGTGAGCAGTTGGCGAAGCGCGCTTCGTCCTTGCGCGAGCGAGTGGTCGGCCTTGATGACTTGAGTCGGCTGGAGTCGGATATCGACTTCAGCGAGAGCGCGCTGGATGCCATCGAGTCGCGCGCGCGAACGGTCATTTGACGGCCGAATGTTGGCAATTGCACCGAAACGAACGTGTCCCAGGCCGAGAAGAAATTCGGTCATCTCGCGAGTGGCGCGTTCGTTGTCGATGCCAATGGCAGGAATGCCGCCGCCCGCCTTGGAGACATAAGTCGTAATGACGGGCACGCCAGTTTGCTCTACCAGAGCTCGTAACTCCCGACCGTGCGAGCCTCCCACTAGCACAATGCCGTCTATGCCGCGCTCGATGAGGCTCTGCATCTCCTGCAACTCGCGGCGTTGATCATACTGCGAATTGGCGATGAATAACGTGTAGCCGCTTTCGCTTAGTCGGTTCTGCAGGGCCTCCACGCCTTCGGCAAAGATGCCAAGGCCTAGCGTCGGAACAATCGCGCCGATCGTCCGCATGCGTCCCGATTTCAGCGCCCGGGCCGCGCTGTCCGGCGTATAGGATAGATCGGTGATGTATCGCATCACTTTATCGCGCAGTTCGGGCCTGACAATTTCTGGATGATTTAGAACCCGCGACACCGTCGCCGGCGACACGTTCGCCTTTCTCGCGACGTCCTCGATCTTCACCCTTGGCTGCGACCGGCCTTTGGGATCAGCGATCGATTTCTTGTCCATCTGATCTGCTCGGATTGTCCCATAACGGGCTGTTAACATCCGTTCGAGTTAAACCACCTGAAGCGTTGCTATCTCAAGCGCAGTGTGCACGAGATCGGTGCTTTTTCATTGAACAG includes these proteins:
- a CDS encoding enoyl-CoA hydratase-related protein, which translates into the protein MNAKPDLILWTSPLPHVVLLTLNRASKRNALSNDLIAELAAALCKATLDDDVRCVVLRGSDAFFSAGADIKEMRQRGFEAVDNSARRSAWRDIANFPKPLIAAVEGICFGGGHELALLADIVIAGEGAAFGQPEINIGILPGDGATQRLTRVAGKSLAMLMILTGQSISARAAHQAGLVAEVTADGKAQSRALEVAEIIAHKPPRSIELAKAAVLAAYQTTLDAGLEFERQAIRHAFTTSDQQEGMNAFFEKRSPSYRGN
- a CDS encoding LacI family DNA-binding transcriptional regulator, with amino-acid sequence MDKKSIADPKGRSQPRVKIEDVARKANVSPATVSRVLNHPEIVRPELRDKVMRYITDLSYTPDSAARALKSGRMRTIGAIVPTLGLGIFAEGVEALQNRLSESGYTLFIANSQYDQRRELQEMQSLIERGIDGIVLVGGSHGRELRALVEQTGVPVITTYVSKAGGGIPAIGIDNERATREMTEFLLGLGHVRFGAIANIRPSNDRSRARLDGIQRALAEVDIRLQPTQVIKADHSLAQGRSALRQLLTDHPDTTAVICTTDTLAIGAITEARKMGLSVPRALSITGFDDVELSAQMDPPLTTISIPAAEIGRGAADYLINAIAGRPVPKSVLLPYRLVMRSSTASPRTADRLPRRPR